AATTGCTGTTATGGGAGCGGATGGAGCTGTGGAAGTACTTTACAGCAAAGAGATAGCAGCAGAAAAAGATCCGGAAAAAATGACTGCAGTGAAGGAAGAAAAGAAGAATGAGTACAACGACCTCTTCACAAACCCGTATGTAGCTGCACGTTATGGATATATCGACGATGTAATTGAGCCGCGGAACACCCGTTTCCGTGTCATTCGTGCATTGCAGCAACTGCAAACCAAAAAATTGCAGAATCCGCCCAAGAAGCACGACAACCTACCTCTTTAAAAGCAGTTGAATATGAGAAATTATACAATAACATTATTTCTTTTCACCGCAGTACTGTTGTTCTCCGGATGTAGTTCCAAACTGAAAAATCCGGCCTGGATCATCAACGAGGTCATGGTTCTCAACGAGAGCAGCTATATGGATGATTATGGACAACGGAACGGATGGATTGAAATATACAACAATACGGCAAGAACGCAGGACTTGGGAGGTCGATACCTGACCAATGACCCCAATAATCCGAAAAAGTATCCGATTCCGCGCGGAGACGTCCTCACCAGGATACCCCCTCACCAGCATGCTCTTTTCTGGGCGGACAACGAACCTTTTAACGGAACGTTCCACGTGAGTTTCAAACTCGACCCCACAAAAGAGAACTATATCGCACTCTATGATAACGACGGGAAGACATTGCTGGACGAAATTGTGATCCCGGCCGGGATACTGGCCGATCAGACCTATGGCTACATTCAGGATGGTATAAAATACGACGCGGAAGGTAACATTCTTGCTACCCGTCTTGAAAGGGTAACTCCCAGCAGCAATAATGCCATTCTGGAAGAAAACCCCAAAGTGGTAAATCTTCAGGAAACCGATGCATGGGGTGGCATGCTTACCATCACCTCCATGTTAGTGGTATTTTTCGCTCTGATTGCTTTGTATCTCTTCTTCAAATTATCGGGGAATATAGCCAAGAGAATGTCGGAAAAGAAAGTGGCCCAAAGTGGCACACTCTCTGCTGTGAGAAGCCATACTCATCTGTCGGGTGAGGTATTGGCCGCTATCTCTGCCGCCATCCACGAGATGAGAGAAGATGAGCATGATCTGGAATCCACAATCCTCACCATTCAACATGTGAAGAGGAATTATTCACCATGGAGCTCCAAACTTCAGTCATTAAGGCAGTTACCGAAATAGTAATTACTAATTACCAATTACCAATTACCAATTACTAATTACTAATTACCACGTTAATATTTAGATATTGCTGCATAATACAGATATCTTATACAACGAAATAAAAAAGATAAAATAATAATATGAAAGAGTTCAATTATAAAATCAACGGTGCCCCCTACAGGGTAGTGGTTAACAAATCAGACACAGATTTAGTGGAACTTGAAGTGAACGGTACACCCTACACGGTTGAAATAACACCAAAAGTAAAAAAACCAAAAGCTGTCGTACAGCGCCATAGTACACCCGCAACACCAGTACAGAGTTCAACTAGTCATCTTGTAACAAAGCCAGCCGGTCCTGCCGGTAAGAATACCATTCAATCCCCACTTCCCGGTGTCATACTGGATATACGTTGCAAGGTGGGTGATACGGTAAAAAAAGGACAAACCCTGATGATCCTTGAGGCAATGAAAATGGAAAACAATATCCTTGCCAACGGAAATGGAAAAGTAACGGAAATTCTTATCCAGAAAGGAGATTCAGTTCTCGAAGGAGCTGATCTCGTAGTCATTGAATAAAATCAAGGATTGATTATGAACACATTATTATCATTAACAGACAATCTACGAACGTTCTGGGGCTACACCGGATTTGCGAATGCCGAAACGGGCCATATTGTAATGATCCTCGTGGGGTTGTTCTTTATCTACCTTGCCGTAAAGAAAGAATACGAACCCCTGCTACTGATCCCTATCGGATTTGGTATCCTTATCGGAAATATTCCTTTCAATGAAGCTGCCAACCTGCAGGTGGGAATTTATGAAGAAGGTTCCGTATTCAACATACTATACCAGGGAGTAGTGCAAGGATGGTACCCACCATTGATCTTCCTCGGTATCGGGGCCATGACGGACTTCTCTTCTTTGATAGCCAACCCTAAGTTGATCCTCATTGGAGCTGCCGCTCAATTCGGGATTTTTGGAGCTTATATAATCGCTTTGCAACTGGGGTTTGCTCCCAACGAAGCAGGGGCGATCGGTATCATTGGTGGTGCAGACGGCCCTACAGCTATCTTTACCACATCCAAGCTGGCCCCACACCTGCTGGGGGCGGTAGCCATCTCGGCTTACTCCTATATGGCGCTGGTTCCTGTGATACAGCCTCCTTTTATGCGGATGCTGACAACAAAAAAAGAACGGGTCATCAAGATGAAAACACCTCGGGTGGTTTCACAAACGGAAAAAGTGCTGTTTCCCATTATGGGGCTATTGCTGACTGCGTTTCTGGTACCCTCCGGACTTCCCTTGCTGGGGATGCTATTCTTCGGTAACCTGTTGAAGGAATCGGGGGTAACCCGCCGTCTTGCCGAAACGGCACGCGGGCCGCTGATCGATACCATCACTATCCTCTTGGGACTCACCGTGGGTGCTTCCACGCAGGCCACCACTTTCCTACGGATAGAATCGCTAAAAGTATTCGCTATCGGGGCCCTTTCATTTATTATTGCCACTTGTACAGGAATTCTTTTTGTGAAGATATTCAATCTGATATTACCGAAAGAGAAGAAAATCAATCCGTTGATCGGAAATGCAGGTGTTTCCGCCGTGCCCGATTCAGCCCGGATTTCTCAGGTTCTTGGTCTCGAATATGAACCCAGCAACTACCTGTTGATGCATGCTATGGGTCCCAATGTAGCCGGTGTGATCGGTTCGGCTGTAGCTGCCGGTATCCTGTTGGGATTCCTCTATTAAGAAAAGATTATACGTTATTTCAAGAGGTGGGGCAGTAGCCTCGCCTCTTTACATAACACGAAGTAGCGCATACAAAACTGAATTTAAAAGATTACTATCTTATGGGCTTAGAAGAATTGTTACCGGCGATAGCCGGCATGACCTGGCAGCATTTGGTGATGATTGGCGTAGGACTCATCCTGATTTATCTTGCCATTGCCAAGAATTACGAACCCACGCTATTATTACCAATGGGATTTGGCGCTATCTTAGTAAATATACCACTCTCTTCGGCACTCACCCAAATTGATCCGGCTACAGGGCAAGCTGTAGAAGGCGTACTCAACGTCTTCTTCGAAGCTGGTATTGCCACCGAAATCTTCCCGTTATTGATATTTATCGCCATCGGGGCTATGATTGATTTCTCACCACTGTTCCGGAACCCATCACTATTATTGTTCGGTGCTGCTGCACAGTTCGGTATTTTCCTCACGATGATGTTTGCCACTTTACTCGGATATGATATCCGCGAGGCAGCTTCTATCGGTATTATCGGTGCGGCAGATGGACCGACCTCTATTGTGGTGGCTTCCCGTTTCGCCCCCAATTTGCTGGGGCCTATCTCTGTGGCAGCCTACTCCTATATGGCGCTCGTACCCATTATACAGCCGCCCGTCATCCGGCTGCTGACTTCCCGTAAGGAACGCCTCATCAGGATGTCATCAGCCACCCACAACAACAAGAAGATATCGAAGAAAGCCCTTATCGCCTTCCCCATTGTAATTACCATTGCAGCAGGTATTATCGCACCCTCTTCCCTATCGTTAATCGGCTTCCTGATGTTTGGTAACCTGATCCGTGAATGTGGCGTGTTAAACAAGTTATCGCAGTCAGCACAGAATGAATTGTCTAGCCTGGTCACCATATTACTGGGTATAACCATTGCCAGTACAATGACGGCCGACCGGTTTATCCGCACGGATACACTGATTATTATTGCGTTAGGGCTTTTCGCCTTTATCTTCGATACTTTTGGCGGTGTGATCTTCGCAAAATTCCTGAACCTGTTCCGCAAGGAAGATAACAAGATCAACCCAATGATAGGTGCCTGCGGTATTTCGGCATTCCCGATGTCAGCACGTGTAATCCACCAGATGGGACAGAAAGAAGATCCCTATAATTATCTGCTTATGCCGGCCATCAGTGCCAACGTTGGAGGCCAGATAGGTTCGGTAGTAGCAGGAGGTATTATATTGACGTTAGTTCCTTTACTCGCTTAAAAACAGAAACTATGACACCGACAATACAAACAGCATTGTTCATCGCCATCGTAGGGATAGCAGGGATTTTTATTTTTATGTCCTTCTTCTATATGATTATCCTTGCGCTCGACAAATACCTTCCCTATCAGGAAGAAAAACCTGTGGAAGAGTTTATTGAGGAGACATTTGAAGACGAAGAGGAATAGTCTTTCAGCGCAAAAGATATTTCCCGGTATAATAAAGAAAGAAGCGGAATCTTAAAGGGTTTCGCTTCTTTCTTTATTAATTGGGCTACAACGCAAATATCTGCTATTTCTGTTGTTTTCTGACGTCCGCACCCCACATCAGTTTATCTCGCAATGTTTCGTAAAAGGTATGCCCAACCCGCTTCACTACGCGGAGTGTATAATCGTCCTTTCTGACTTGAATACTGACTGATTCATCCAGGACACGCGATTCGCCATCCACTGAGACAAGGAACATATGGCTGCGGCTCTCCACTTTCAACGAGATGATGCTGCTATCGTCTACGACTAACGATCTAGAAGTCAGGTTATGAGGAGCAATTGCTGAAAGGATAATACTGGGAGTGGTGGGTGATAAGATAGAACCACCGATACTTAAAGAATAGGCAGTGGATCCGGTTGGCGTCGATATCACTAATCCGTCAGCCTGATAAGATGTCAGATAGTCGTTGTTAATATAGGCATGGATCGAAAGCATAGAAGCAGTATCCTGTTTCAGGATAGCCACTTCATTGAGAGCATGCACATTAAAATGTTCCGGGGGAAAGGATTCGTCTGTAGATAGTTTCAGTAATGTACGATCTTCTACTTTATATGCCCCCTCCATCACCTCCTGTAATGTCTCTTCCATATCGGCATAATTAATAGCTGCCAAAAATCCCAAACGCCCCGTATTGATACCCAGAATAGGGATACCCGAATCACCTACTGTACCGGCCGTTCTCAAAAAAGTACCATCTCCGCCCACACTCACAGCCATATCCACAGGGGGTAATTTTTCCTCAAGAGTACAGAGCGGAGCGATCCGTTGGCGGAGAGGGGCAGGCAGGCTATAGAAAAAGTTCACAGGTAAACACAACTCACCGCCGTTTCGACCAATAGCCTCACATACCCCACATATCTGCTCTTCTGCTTTGGCAGTCCTGTCGGGGAACATACTCCCAAATAAAGCAAATTTCATCTTTTTATTTTTAAGAAGTTAGAATTTTCTTAGGAACGAGTGCAAAAGCAAACTTGTTTGCATTATGCCAAGTGACAACAGAAATTGGCACATTGAAATCACATTTCCAAATAATACATCAACTCATCCAACCGTTCCTTTTGTTTGTCCGTCACTTCTCCCTCTTTCATGAAATAATAAACTACATTATAATTAAATCGTTCAAAACTTCTTAAAAGCACGGTCACATCATCGATGTCGAGCTTTAAAGAGATCAATAGAAACTCTCCTCCGGAAATTGGCATGACGCTGAGAGCCGTTATATGCGCATTATTACTTTCTACAATCCTTGCTATCTCCGTCAGCGTATAATCCTTCAACGGAACCTCCAGTATGATAAGGGAGTTTTCCGTCCTGGAAAGTTCTGTAAACTGCCCGGGGGTAAACGATGAACTGAATTTTTCCACTTGCTCTTTGATAAATTCTTTGGTCGACATTGCGCAAAACGGTTATTTCGTATTACTTTTGTATCTGATTTACAAAGATGGCAAAATTTTGCCTAATTGAAAGTTCCCACGGGTTTTTATTTTTTTCTTTTTATGACCAAACTCAGTGTAAATGTAAACAAAGTAGCTACTTTGAGGAATGCGCGCGGTGGAAATATCCCCGATCTGGTGCAGGTGGCTACCGATTGTCAACTTTTCGGTGCCGAAGGGATTACAGTGCATCCCCGCCCCGATCAGCGCCATATCCGCTATAACGATGTCTTTGATTTGCAGGCAAAAGTATATACGGAATTCAATATCGAGGGGAATCCTACGCCGGAATTCATCTCTTTGATCAGAAAGATCAGGCCCACGCAGGTAACGCTTGTACCCGACGCCCATGATGCTATCACCTCAGATGCCGGATGGGATACTGTTACACATAAAGGTTTTCTGACCGATGTTGTCAATGAGTTTCAGGCGATGGGGGTACGCACTTCTATTTTCATCAACGCAAATCCGGAAATGGTACGGATGGCATCGCAAATCGGCACGGACCGGGTTGAACTCTATACCGGCCCTTATGCCGAAGCATACCGGGCAGACAGGGAAAAGGCTATAGCGCCCTTTATTGAAGCTGCCACTCTGGCGAAAAACCTCGGATTAGGCGTAAATGCAGGACACGATCTGAATCTGGAGAATCTCGCTTATCTTTACCAGAATATCCCCTGGCTGAAAGAAGTATCAATAGGTCATTCGCTCATTAGCGATGCACTCTATATGGGGTTGAAAGAAACAATAAAAGCGTATAAAAATTGTTTAAAAGAGTCTCCGGAAGAGGTTTGACAATCTAAATTAACTATCTTTATCCACAAGTTTTCGCTAGTAAAATTTTCTTTTAGAATAAGTATAAAATGAATCTATTGCAAATACCTGTGCCGGGAGATACAGCCCAGGCAATTTATGACACTATGCAGCAAGTAGCGACTGCCGAGACTGAAGCTGTCACAATGAACGCTTTCGATCTTGCCTTGAAAGGCGGTTGGTTGATGGTCGTTCTGCTCATCCTTCTGCTGATGACTATTTATGTTCTTATTGAGAGAACATTGGTCATCAACAAAGAAAGCAAAGAGGACAATTCATTCATGAATCGCATCAAAGATTATATCCACGACGGTAAAATCGATGCTGCAGTTGCACTCTGTCGCAATACCGACACTCCTTCAGCCCGTATGGTGGAAAAAGGTATTTCCCGTTTGGGAAGGCCGACTGCCGACGTAATGTCAGCCATTGAAAATCAGGGCAATATTGAAATATCAAAACTGGAAAAAGGGTTGCCCGTATTGGCTACTTCTGCATCGGCGGCTCCTATGGTTGGATTCCTGGGTACTGTGACCGGAATGGTGAATGCTTTTATGAGTATGGCAAACGCAGGGGCCAACGTAAGTATAACCACCCTCTCCGCCGGTATTTACGAAGCATTGGTGACTACCGTTGCCGGGCTTATCGTAGGGATTATCGCACTATTTTCGTACAACTACCTTACTACCCGGATCAAGGGAATTGTAAATAAATTGGAGATGAGGGTGATGGAGTTCATGGATATCCTCAATGAACCGGCAGTATGATTGATTAGTTGATTTATTGATTTACTGATTGTTAAATCATCACATTAGCACATTAGTTTTATGGCTTTAAAACAACGGTTTACAATAGAGACTAATTTCAGCATGGCGTCCATGACGGATGTGATCTTCCTGCTGCTTATTTTCTTTATGATTACCTCCACCTTCGTCGTACCTAATTCCATACAGGTGTTATTGCCAAGGTCTCAGCAACAAACCCAGGCAAAACCTATTACACGGGTAACCATAGACAAGGATCTCAACTATTACGTGGCAAATGCCAATGAGACGGAACGGCAGGTATCTTTCGAAGATATCACGCCTTTCCTGCAATCGGCCTATTCGGCCGATCCCAGTATATTCGTCGCACTCTATGCAGATGAGACCGTGCCCTACCGGGAGATTGTCCGTGTGCTGGATATTGCCAATCAGAACCAATTCAAAATGGTACTGATGACGCGACCGAATTAAAAGGAACAACCAATGAGAAAGGCTCCGTCATATCCCAGTCGACTCAGGAAAAACATTGTAAAGGTTCCTGAGATCATCGACACCTGTTCGGGGATCAACATCTTCGGGCAGTTGTTGAAGTCTTTCTTGTTCAGCACTGATGTCGCTATCATCCGCAATACCAATGCCGACGCGATTATAGCAGTTTATCCGTTTACACCTCAACCCCTGATATCGCATGCGCTTATCCTTGCTGCCGACAAACCGATATTCTGCGGTGTAGGCGGAGGCATCACTTCCGGGGAAAGAAGTGTAGAGCTTGCCATCGACGCGGAATTTCAGGGCGCCCTAGGTGTCATATTGAATAAACCCACAAAGAACGACACGATCAAAAAGATGAAAAAGAAGATAGATATTCCTATCATCATTACCATCGTATCGGGAAAAGACGATATAAAAGAACGCCTCAAAGCGGGGATAAATATCTTCAACGTCTCAGGAGCGGAAAAAACAGCGGATATTGTGAAAAAGATCAGGGATATGGATGACAATATTCCCATCATTGCTACAGGCGGAAAAACCGACGAGACCATCCGGCAGGTAATTGAAGCCGGTGCCAATGCGGTTTCCTATACGCCCCCTACTACAGCCGAATTATTCAAGGAAATAATGATACGGTATAGAAGCGAATAAAAGCGCCCTGATCATAAGTATACACTAAATTCAGTTATCAGAAACATGATTACAAGAGAAAAAATAGGAGGAATAATAGGAACGGCAATTTTTATGATATTGCTTTTCCTCATCTTGTTATTCTCTGTTTTCACATTATCATTTCCACCCGAAGAACTGGAAGGAATACCGGTAATGTTCGGAACGACTGAAGATGCTTTCGGCATTGTCGAACCTCCCATTACAGAGATAACACCTGCACCTTCACCTGAGATCCCCCCTTATTCTCCGGCTGAACCGTTAATTACCCAAACAACGGAACCTACCATCGATGTGGAAGCTCAACGGGAAGAAGAACGACGCAGGGCACAATTGGAGGCTGAACGCAGGGCGAGGGAAGAGGCTGAGCGACGCCGGAAAGAAGAAGAAGCACGTAAGCGTGAAATCAACCGCCAGATGTCAGGACTCTTCGGAGAAAGTTCGGAAAGCCGCGGTAATACTGAAGGGGAAGGAACACAGGGTGTTTCTACCGGAAACGCTACGCAAGGCTCACCCTCCGGTAATGGAGGAATAGGCTCCTATGATTTGGGTGGACGCAGTTTGGGCAGTGGTGGGCTTATTCAACCCCGGTATACTGTGAACGACTATGGGACTGTCGTTGTCAATATTACAGTGGATCCTGCCGGCAACGTGATCCACACGGAAATCGGACGTGGCACGAACACCCCCAGCGCCACTCTCCGTGAAGAAGCATTACGAGCAGCCCGAAGCACTAAATTCAATGCGATAAACTCTGCTAATAACCAGCAGGGAACCATTACTTATCGATTTAATCTCAATTAAAAGATATACAGGTAAACCCCAAAATATCTTACTCTCTCTATAAGGAGAGAT
This window of the Proteiniphilum saccharofermentans genome carries:
- a CDS encoding MotA/TolQ/ExbB proton channel family protein, which produces MQQVATAETEAVTMNAFDLALKGGWLMVVLLILLLMTIYVLIERTLVINKESKEDNSFMNRIKDYIHDGKIDAAVALCRNTDTPSARMVEKGISRLGRPTADVMSAIENQGNIEISKLEKGLPVLATSASAAPMVGFLGTVTGMVNAFMSMANAGANVSITTLSAGIYEALVTTVAGLIVGIIALFSYNYLTTRIKGIVNKLEMRVMEFMDILNEPAV
- a CDS encoding energy transducer TonB family protein; this encodes MITREKIGGIIGTAIFMILLFLILLFSVFTLSFPPEELEGIPVMFGTTEDAFGIVEPPITEITPAPSPEIPPYSPAEPLITQTTEPTIDVEAQREEERRRAQLEAERRAREEAERRRKEEEARKREINRQMSGLFGESSESRGNTEGEGTQGVSTGNATQGSPSGNGGIGSYDLGGRSLGSGGLIQPRYTVNDYGTVVVNITVDPAGNVIHTEIGRGTNTPSATLREEALRAARSTKFNAINSANNQQGTITYRFNLN
- a CDS encoding OadG family transporter subunit — translated: MRNYTITLFLFTAVLLFSGCSSKLKNPAWIINEVMVLNESSYMDDYGQRNGWIEIYNNTARTQDLGGRYLTNDPNNPKKYPIPRGDVLTRIPPHQHALFWADNEPFNGTFHVSFKLDPTKENYIALYDNDGKTLLDEIVIPAGILADQTYGYIQDGIKYDAEGNILATRLERVTPSSNNAILEENPKVVNLQETDAWGGMLTITSMLVVFFALIALYLFFKLSGNIAKRMSEKKVAQSGTLSAVRSHTHLSGEVLAAISAAIHEMREDEHDLESTILTIQHVKRNYSPWSSKLQSLRQLPK
- a CDS encoding sodium ion-translocating decarboxylase subunit beta translates to MNTLLSLTDNLRTFWGYTGFANAETGHIVMILVGLFFIYLAVKKEYEPLLLIPIGFGILIGNIPFNEAANLQVGIYEEGSVFNILYQGVVQGWYPPLIFLGIGAMTDFSSLIANPKLILIGAAAQFGIFGAYIIALQLGFAPNEAGAIGIIGGADGPTAIFTTSKLAPHLLGAVAISAYSYMALVPVIQPPFMRMLTTKKERVIKMKTPRVVSQTEKVLFPIMGLLLTAFLVPSGLPLLGMLFFGNLLKESGVTRRLAETARGPLIDTITILLGLTVGASTQATTFLRIESLKVFAIGALSFIIATCTGILFVKIFNLILPKEKKINPLIGNAGVSAVPDSARISQVLGLEYEPSNYLLMHAMGPNVAGVIGSAVAAGILLGFLY
- a CDS encoding hydrolase, with protein sequence MRKAPSYPSRLRKNIVKVPEIIDTCSGINIFGQLLKSFLFSTDVAIIRNTNADAIIAVYPFTPQPLISHALILAADKPIFCGVGGGITSGERSVELAIDAEFQGALGVILNKPTKNDTIKKMKKKIDIPIIITIVSGKDDIKERLKAGINIFNVSGAEKTADIVKKIRDMDDNIPIIATGGKTDETIRQVIEAGANAVSYTPPTTAELFKEIMIRYRSE
- a CDS encoding ExbD/TolR family protein, producing the protein MALKQRFTIETNFSMASMTDVIFLLLIFFMITSTFVVPNSIQVLLPRSQQQTQAKPITRVTIDKDLNYYVANANETERQVSFEDITPFLQSAYSADPSIFVALYADETVPYREIVRVLDIANQNQFKMVLMTRPN
- a CDS encoding sodium ion-translocating decarboxylase subunit beta — its product is MGLEELLPAIAGMTWQHLVMIGVGLILIYLAIAKNYEPTLLLPMGFGAILVNIPLSSALTQIDPATGQAVEGVLNVFFEAGIATEIFPLLIFIAIGAMIDFSPLFRNPSLLLFGAAAQFGIFLTMMFATLLGYDIREAASIGIIGAADGPTSIVVASRFAPNLLGPISVAAYSYMALVPIIQPPVIRLLTSRKERLIRMSSATHNNKKISKKALIAFPIVITIAAGIIAPSSLSLIGFLMFGNLIRECGVLNKLSQSAQNELSSLVTILLGITIASTMTADRFIRTDTLIIIALGLFAFIFDTFGGVIFAKFLNLFRKEDNKINPMIGACGISAFPMSARVIHQMGQKEDPYNYLLMPAISANVGGQIGSVVAGGIILTLVPLLA
- a CDS encoding NAD kinase encodes the protein MKFALFGSMFPDRTAKAEEQICGVCEAIGRNGGELCLPVNFFYSLPAPLRQRIAPLCTLEEKLPPVDMAVSVGGDGTFLRTAGTVGDSGIPILGINTGRLGFLAAINYADMEETLQEVMEGAYKVEDRTLLKLSTDESFPPEHFNVHALNEVAILKQDTASMLSIHAYINNDYLTSYQADGLVISTPTGSTAYSLSIGGSILSPTTPSIILSAIAPHNLTSRSLVVDDSSIISLKVESRSHMFLVSVDGESRVLDESVSIQVRKDDYTLRVVKRVGHTFYETLRDKLMWGADVRKQQK
- a CDS encoding pyridoxine 5'-phosphate synthase; its protein translation is MTKLSVNVNKVATLRNARGGNIPDLVQVATDCQLFGAEGITVHPRPDQRHIRYNDVFDLQAKVYTEFNIEGNPTPEFISLIRKIRPTQVTLVPDAHDAITSDAGWDTVTHKGFLTDVVNEFQAMGVRTSIFINANPEMVRMASQIGTDRVELYTGPYAEAYRADREKAIAPFIEAATLAKNLGLGVNAGHDLNLENLAYLYQNIPWLKEVSIGHSLISDALYMGLKETIKAYKNCLKESPEEV
- a CDS encoding acetyl-CoA carboxylase biotin carboxyl carrier protein — translated: MKEFNYKINGAPYRVVVNKSDTDLVELEVNGTPYTVEITPKVKKPKAVVQRHSTPATPVQSSTSHLVTKPAGPAGKNTIQSPLPGVILDIRCKVGDTVKKGQTLMILEAMKMENNILANGNGKVTEILIQKGDSVLEGADLVVIE